A single Oncorhynchus keta strain PuntledgeMale-10-30-2019 unplaced genomic scaffold, Oket_V2 Un_contig_14950_pilon_pilon, whole genome shotgun sequence DNA region contains:
- the LOC118361449 gene encoding 60S ribosomal protein L32-like: MAALRPLTKPKIVKKRVKKFIRHQSDRYVKVTKSWRKPRGIDNRVRRRFKGQMLMPNIGYGSNKKTKHMLPSGFRKFLVHNIKELEVLMMSNKTHAAEIAHNVSSKNRKLIVERAAQLAIKITNPNARLRSEENE, encoded by the exons ATGGCAGCCCTCCGACCTCTTACCAAGCCGAAGATCGTCAAGAAGAGGGTTAAGAAGTTCATTCGCCATCAGTCTGACAGATATGTCAAGGTCACG AAAAGCTGGCGTAAGCCCAGGGGTATTGACAACAGAGTCCGCAGGCGGTTTAAGGGCCAGATGCTGATGCCCAACATCGGTTATGGTAGCAACAAGAAGACTAAGCACATGCTGCCCTCTGGCTTCAGGAAGTTCCTGGTGCACAACATCAAGGAGCTGGAGGTCCTCATGATGAGCAACAA GACCCATGCTGCTGAGATCGCCCACAATGTGTCTTCCAAGAACAGAAAGCTGATTGTGGAGAGAGCAGCCCAGCTGGCCATCAAGATCACCAACCCCAATGCCAGACTCCGCAGCGAGGAGAACGAGTGA